A genomic region of Pseudomonas abietaniphila contains the following coding sequences:
- a CDS encoding DMT family transporter — MFANKALASMATTTLFVLLWSSGAIVSKWGLAHASPFAFLFFRFVLALIALAILIPTLGYKLPGTPQSMLYAIATGAVLLGAYQICYLLALDMKVAPGVMATIMGVQPILTAVLVERSRSGSRMFGLCLGLAGLVLVVYQGIGDGGSLAGMAFGVLGMLSMTGGSIMQKRITDNPLGTLPVQYFAGAIVCAVFVPFQPFHFEHSIGFYVPVLYMGLVVSVLATFLLYRLIAQGNLVNVTSLFYLVPAVTAIMDYLIFGNRLAGLSMLGMVLIVVGLVFVFRQVK, encoded by the coding sequence ATGTTTGCGAATAAAGCCCTGGCCTCAATGGCCACGACCACACTGTTTGTCCTGCTCTGGAGTAGCGGGGCAATCGTTTCCAAGTGGGGTCTGGCGCACGCATCACCCTTTGCGTTTCTGTTCTTCCGTTTCGTGCTGGCGCTGATTGCCTTGGCGATCCTGATCCCGACCCTGGGCTACAAGCTCCCCGGCACGCCTCAGTCGATGCTCTACGCGATAGCAACGGGTGCCGTGTTATTGGGCGCCTACCAGATCTGCTACCTGCTGGCGCTGGACATGAAAGTCGCGCCAGGCGTCATGGCAACGATCATGGGGGTTCAACCGATCCTCACCGCCGTACTCGTCGAACGTAGCCGCTCTGGCTCGAGGATGTTTGGTCTTTGCCTGGGGCTGGCGGGCCTGGTGCTGGTGGTCTATCAGGGCATTGGCGACGGTGGGTCGCTCGCCGGCATGGCGTTCGGGGTGTTGGGCATGCTGAGCATGACCGGTGGCTCGATCATGCAGAAACGCATTACCGACAACCCGCTGGGCACGCTGCCGGTTCAGTACTTTGCCGGTGCCATCGTGTGCGCGGTGTTCGTGCCGTTTCAGCCGTTCCATTTCGAGCACAGCATCGGCTTCTACGTGCCGGTGTTGTACATGGGGCTGGTGGTGTCGGTGCTGGCGACCTTCCTGCTGTATCGGCTGATCGCCCAGGGCAATCTGGTGAACGTGACCAGCCTGTTCTACCTGGTGCCCGCGGTGACCGCGATCATGGACTACCTGATTTTCGGCAATCGCCTGGCAGGGCTGAGCATGCTGGGAATGGTGCTGATTGTGGTGGGGTTGGTGTTTGTGTTCAGGCAGGTGAAATAG
- the cysK gene encoding cysteine synthase A has product MSRIYADNAHSIGNTPLVQINRIAPRGVTILAKIEGRNPGYSVKCRIGANMIWDAESRGKLKPGMTIVEPTSGNTGIGLAFVAAARGYKLMLTMPASMSIERRKVLKALGAELVLTEPAKGMKGAIAKAEELVASDPGQYFMPAQFENPANPAIHEKTTGPEIWNDTDGAIDVLVAGVGTGGTITGVSRYIKHTKGKPIISVAVEPMISPIITQAMAGQEITPSPHKIQGIGAGFIPKNLDLSIVDRVELVSDEEAKAMALRLMQEEGILCGISCGAAMHAAVRLAEKPEMQGKTIVVVLPDSGERYLSSMLFSDLFTEQELTQ; this is encoded by the coding sequence ATGAGCCGTATTTACGCAGACAACGCCCACTCCATCGGCAATACGCCCCTGGTGCAGATCAACCGCATTGCGCCGCGCGGGGTCACCATTCTGGCCAAGATCGAAGGGCGTAATCCGGGGTATTCGGTCAAGTGCCGTATCGGCGCGAACATGATCTGGGACGCGGAAAGCCGCGGCAAGCTCAAGCCGGGCATGACCATCGTCGAGCCAACGTCCGGCAACACCGGTATCGGCCTGGCGTTTGTTGCGGCCGCGCGCGGCTACAAGCTGATGCTGACCATGCCGGCGTCCATGAGCATCGAGCGGCGCAAGGTGCTCAAGGCGCTGGGTGCCGAACTGGTGCTGACCGAACCCGCCAAAGGCATGAAAGGCGCCATCGCCAAGGCTGAAGAACTGGTGGCGAGCGATCCAGGCCAATACTTCATGCCCGCGCAGTTCGAGAACCCCGCCAACCCGGCGATCCATGAAAAGACCACCGGCCCTGAAATCTGGAACGACACCGATGGCGCCATCGACGTGCTGGTTGCAGGCGTCGGCACAGGCGGCACCATCACCGGCGTTTCGCGTTACATCAAGCACACCAAGGGCAAACCGATCATTTCGGTGGCGGTTGAGCCGATGATTTCACCGATCATCACGCAAGCCATGGCCGGTCAGGAAATCACCCCCAGCCCGCACAAGATTCAGGGCATCGGTGCGGGTTTCATTCCGAAGAACCTCGACCTGTCCATCGTCGACCGAGTGGAGCTGGTCAGCGACGAAGAAGCCAAGGCCATGGCGCTGCGGTTGATGCAGGAGGAGGGCATTCTCTGCGGTATCTCCTGCGGCGCGGCGATGCACGCCGCCGTTCGCCTGGCCGAGAAGCCGGAAATGCAGGGCAAGACGATCGTTGTGGTGCTGCCGGATTCGGGTGAGCGTTACTTGTCCAGCATGCTCTTCAGTGACCTGTTCACTGAACAGGAGCTGACCCAATAG
- a CDS encoding hybrid sensor histidine kinase/response regulator produces the protein MSLSSGLIAAVALAYMAIMFAIAFYGDRRSGALPPRLRAWVYSLSLAVYCTSWTFFGAVGQAAEQLWSFLPIYLGPIVMMVLAPWVLQKMVLISKQENITSIADFIAARYGKSQSLAVVVALICLIGVLPYIALQLKGIVLGVNILIGAGADAAGTRAQDTALIVSLVLALFTIVFGTRNLDATEHHRGMVLAIAFEALVKLFAFMAVGVFVTFGLYDGVDDLFNQAMLAPRLEEYWKETINWPSMVVQTGVAMMAIVCLPRQFHVTVVENIEPQDLRLAKWVFPAYLLLAALFVVPIALAGQMLLPSSVLPDSFVISVPLAHAHPALAMLAFIGGASAATGMVIVASVALSTMVSNDMLLPWLLRRKTAERPFEVFRYWMLSVRRVSIVAILLLAYVSYRLLGSTASLATIGQIAFAAITQLTPAMIGALYWKPANRRGVFAGLAAGVFIWFYTLVLPLTAHSMGWSLSSFPLLAWLHSNPLNLPISPLTQGVVLSMAGNFILFAWVSLLSRTRVSEHWQAGRFIGQELQARPNNRSLLAVQIEDLLELSARFVGEERAQQSFIRFAYRQGKGFNPNQNANGEWIAHTERLLAGVLGTSSTRAVVKAAIEGRDMQLEDVVRIADEASEVLQFNRALLQGAIENITQGISVVDQSLKLVAWNDRYLELFNYPDGLISVGRPIADIIRYNAERGLLGPGEAEVHVARRLHWMRQGRAHTSERLFPNGRVIELIGNPMPGGGFVMSFTDITAFREAEHALKGVNESLEQRVAERTRELSQLNLALTEAKAHAEAANQSKTRFLAAVSHDLMQPMNAARLFSAALLHTDDNVPDEARKLIHHLDSSLRSAEDLISDLLDISRLENGKFTPTVAPFPLNNLFDTLGAEFKALAQEQGLSFRVRGRQLRIASDVKLLRRVLQNFLTNAFRYAKGPILLGVRRKGDHLSLEVWDRGPGIPEDKRQVIFEEFKRLDSHQTRAEKGLGLGLAIADGLCRVLGHTLEVRSWPGKGSVFSVTVPLARSQSLPPATTAEPKKTALNGTQVLCIDNEDSILIGMNSLLSRWGCQVWTARNREECQALLDDGIRPHLALVDYHLDHGETGTELMAWLRTQLGEPVPGVLISADGRPELVAQVHAAGLEYLAKPVKPAALRALLSRHVSLT, from the coding sequence ATGTCGCTGTCCAGCGGACTGATCGCTGCCGTCGCCCTGGCCTATATGGCCATCATGTTCGCCATCGCCTTTTACGGCGACCGTCGCAGCGGCGCCCTGCCGCCTCGATTGCGCGCGTGGGTGTACAGCCTGTCACTGGCGGTCTACTGCACCAGTTGGACGTTCTTCGGTGCGGTCGGTCAGGCGGCCGAGCAGTTGTGGTCGTTCCTGCCGATCTACCTCGGGCCCATCGTGATGATGGTGCTGGCGCCCTGGGTGCTGCAGAAAATGGTGCTCATCAGCAAACAGGAAAACATCACCTCCATCGCCGACTTCATCGCCGCGCGCTACGGCAAATCCCAGTCGCTGGCGGTCGTCGTCGCGCTGATCTGCCTGATAGGCGTCCTGCCCTACATCGCCTTGCAGCTCAAAGGCATCGTGCTCGGCGTGAACATTCTCATCGGTGCCGGCGCCGACGCCGCAGGTACGCGCGCGCAGGACACCGCACTGATCGTTTCGCTGGTGCTGGCGCTTTTCACCATCGTCTTCGGCACACGCAACCTCGACGCCACCGAACACCACCGCGGCATGGTCCTGGCCATCGCGTTCGAGGCGCTGGTCAAGCTGTTCGCCTTTATGGCGGTCGGCGTCTTCGTGACCTTCGGCCTGTATGACGGGGTCGACGATCTGTTCAATCAGGCCATGCTCGCGCCGCGCCTCGAGGAATACTGGAAAGAGACGATCAACTGGCCCTCGATGGTTGTGCAGACCGGCGTCGCGATGATGGCCATCGTGTGCCTGCCCCGCCAGTTTCACGTGACGGTGGTGGAGAACATCGAACCTCAGGACTTACGCCTGGCCAAGTGGGTGTTTCCGGCCTACCTGTTGCTCGCCGCGCTGTTCGTGGTGCCTATCGCGCTGGCCGGGCAAATGCTGCTGCCGAGCTCGGTGCTCCCGGACTCCTTCGTGATCAGCGTGCCCCTGGCCCACGCGCACCCAGCCTTGGCGATGCTGGCGTTCATCGGCGGTGCATCGGCCGCGACCGGCATGGTGATCGTGGCCAGCGTGGCCCTGTCGACCATGGTCTCCAACGACATGTTGCTGCCGTGGCTACTGCGCCGTAAAACCGCCGAGCGTCCGTTTGAGGTGTTCCGTTACTGGATGCTCTCGGTGCGCCGGGTCAGCATCGTGGCGATTCTGCTGCTGGCGTACGTGAGCTACCGATTGCTGGGCTCGACGGCCAGCCTGGCGACCATCGGCCAGATCGCGTTCGCCGCAATCACTCAACTGACGCCCGCGATGATCGGCGCGCTTTACTGGAAACCGGCCAACCGCCGTGGCGTGTTCGCGGGCCTGGCGGCCGGTGTCTTCATCTGGTTCTACACCCTCGTGCTGCCCTTGACCGCGCACAGCATGGGCTGGTCACTGAGCAGTTTCCCGTTGCTGGCCTGGCTTCACAGCAATCCGCTTAATTTGCCGATCAGCCCACTGACCCAAGGCGTGGTGCTGTCGATGGCGGGCAATTTCATCCTGTTCGCCTGGGTTTCGCTGCTGTCGCGCACGCGCGTGTCGGAACACTGGCAGGCAGGCCGATTCATCGGTCAGGAGTTGCAGGCACGGCCCAACAATCGTTCGCTGCTGGCGGTACAGATCGAGGACTTGCTTGAGCTCTCCGCACGTTTCGTCGGCGAAGAGCGCGCCCAGCAAAGCTTCATCCGCTTCGCCTATCGCCAAGGCAAAGGCTTTAACCCGAACCAGAACGCCAACGGTGAATGGATTGCCCACACTGAGCGGCTGCTGGCCGGTGTCCTCGGCACCTCGTCCACCCGTGCGGTGGTGAAGGCCGCCATCGAAGGCCGGGACATGCAGCTTGAAGACGTGGTGCGCATCGCCGACGAAGCCTCCGAGGTCCTGCAGTTCAACCGGGCCTTGTTGCAAGGCGCCATCGAGAACATCACGCAGGGCATCAGCGTGGTGGACCAGTCGCTTAAGCTGGTGGCCTGGAACGACCGCTATCTGGAGCTGTTCAACTACCCGGACGGGCTGATCAGCGTCGGCAGGCCCATCGCGGACATCATTCGCTACAACGCCGAACGCGGCTTGCTCGGACCCGGCGAAGCCGAGGTGCATGTCGCGCGACGCCTGCACTGGATGCGCCAGGGTCGCGCGCATACTTCCGAGCGGCTGTTTCCCAACGGCCGAGTGATCGAGCTGATCGGCAACCCGATGCCCGGCGGCGGTTTCGTCATGAGTTTCACCGACATCACCGCCTTCCGCGAAGCCGAGCACGCGCTTAAAGGCGTCAACGAAAGCCTGGAACAGCGGGTGGCCGAACGCACCCGGGAACTGTCGCAACTGAACCTGGCGCTCACTGAGGCCAAGGCCCACGCCGAAGCCGCCAACCAGTCAAAAACGCGTTTTCTGGCAGCGGTCAGTCATGACCTGATGCAGCCCATGAACGCCGCGCGACTGTTCTCCGCCGCCTTGTTGCACACCGACGACAACGTGCCCGATGAAGCCAGGAAGCTGATCCATCATCTGGACAGTTCCCTGCGTTCGGCCGAGGACCTGATCAGCGACCTGCTGGACATTTCCCGCCTGGAAAACGGCAAGTTCACTCCGACCGTCGCGCCGTTCCCGCTCAATAATCTGTTCGACACGTTGGGCGCGGAGTTCAAGGCGCTGGCGCAGGAGCAAGGTCTGAGCTTCCGCGTGCGCGGCCGTCAGCTTCGGATTGCCAGCGACGTGAAGCTGTTGCGCCGGGTACTGCAGAACTTCCTGACCAATGCCTTCCGTTACGCCAAGGGACCGATCCTGCTGGGCGTGCGACGCAAAGGCGACCATCTGAGCCTGGAGGTCTGGGACCGTGGACCGGGGATCCCCGAAGACAAACGTCAGGTGATCTTCGAGGAATTCAAACGCCTGGACAGCCATCAAACCCGCGCCGAAAAAGGGCTTGGCCTGGGGCTGGCGATCGCTGACGGCCTGTGTCGTGTGCTGGGCCATACGCTGGAGGTGCGCTCATGGCCGGGCAAAGGCAGCGTCTTCAGCGTGACGGTGCCTCTGGCGCGTTCGCAATCGTTGCCGCCAGCCACGACCGCCGAGCCTAAAAAAACCGCACTCAACGGCACGCAGGTGCTGTGCATCGATAACGAAGACAGCATCCTGATCGGCATGAACAGCTTGTTGAGTCGCTGGGGCTGTCAGGTGTGGACCGCGCGCAACCGTGAGGAGTGTCAGGCCCTGCTCGACGACGGCATCCGTCCGCATCTGGCACTGGTCGACTACCACCTGGACCACGGCGAAACCGGCACCGAACTGATGGCATGGCTGCGCACACAATTGGGCGAGCCGGTGCCGGGCGTGCTGATCAGTGCCGATGGCCGGCCCGAGCTGGTGGCACAGGTGCATGCGGCAGGGCTGGAGTACCTTGCCAAACCGGTCAAACCTGCTGCGTTGCGGGCGTTGTTGAGTCGGCATGTGAGCCTGACGTGA
- the aceK gene encoding bifunctional isocitrate dehydrogenase kinase/phosphatase — protein MSSPWPAGDIARLILEGFDDYRDHFRRIADGAQSRFEQALWQEAQAASAARISLYEEKVGEVTARLTEVFARDLLLDAARWPQVKRAYMERIEPRLDDELAETWYNSIFCSLFSHDLISDDCMFIHTTRPASRHHEHALQTRTYLPNGDLSAMLAEVFSDYRFTVAYADLAGDLQRLETLLRETLPDWVCKDPALTLELFSSVLYRNKGAYLVGRIYTLDEQWPLVIALLHREGQGVQIDTLITDEAEVSIIFSFTRSYFMVDVPVPAEFVGFLKGILPGKHIAELYTSIGFYKHGKSEFYRALIKHLADTDDRFIMAPGVRGMVMSVFTLPGFNTVFKVIKDRFSPSKNVDRATVIEKYRLVKSVDRVGRMADTQEFADFRFPVARFDPECLAELLDVAPSTVVLEGDMVLIRHCWTERRMTPLNLYLENASEAQVLQALDDYGLAIKQLAAANIFPGDMLLKNFGVTRHGRVVFYDYDEICYLTEANFRRIPEPRTPEDEMASEPWYSIGPLDVFPEEFPPFLFADPGQRRLFNSLHGELYDADYWKGVQAAIRAGTVIDVFPYRRKPTPPL, from the coding sequence ATGTCCTCGCCCTGGCCTGCCGGCGACATCGCCCGCCTGATCCTTGAAGGTTTTGACGATTACCGCGATCACTTCCGCCGCATCGCCGATGGCGCTCAAAGCCGCTTTGAGCAAGCGCTGTGGCAGGAAGCTCAGGCCGCGTCGGCGGCACGAATCAGCCTGTATGAGGAGAAGGTCGGGGAGGTCACCGCTCGGTTGACCGAGGTGTTCGCCCGCGACCTTTTGCTGGACGCTGCGCGCTGGCCACAGGTCAAGCGCGCGTACATGGAGCGCATCGAGCCGCGCCTGGACGATGAGCTCGCGGAGACCTGGTACAACTCGATCTTCTGCAGCCTCTTCAGTCATGACCTGATCAGCGACGACTGCATGTTCATCCACACCACCCGGCCTGCGTCACGCCATCATGAACACGCGCTGCAAACACGCACGTACCTGCCAAACGGCGATCTGTCAGCCATGCTGGCTGAGGTGTTCAGCGACTACCGCTTCACCGTCGCCTACGCCGACCTGGCTGGGGATCTGCAACGCCTGGAAACCCTGCTGCGTGAAACGCTTCCCGACTGGGTCTGCAAGGATCCGGCCCTGACGCTGGAGCTGTTTTCCTCTGTCCTGTATCGCAACAAAGGCGCCTACCTGGTCGGCCGTATTTACACCCTCGACGAACAATGGCCACTGGTGATCGCGCTGTTGCACCGTGAAGGGCAGGGCGTGCAGATCGATACGTTGATCACCGACGAGGCCGAGGTGTCGATCATCTTCTCCTTCACCCGTTCGTATTTCATGGTCGATGTACCGGTGCCTGCCGAGTTCGTCGGTTTTCTGAAAGGCATTCTGCCGGGCAAGCACATTGCCGAACTGTACACCTCGATCGGTTTCTACAAGCACGGCAAATCCGAGTTTTATCGCGCGCTGATCAAGCACCTGGCCGACACCGATGACCGTTTCATCATGGCGCCGGGCGTGCGGGGCATGGTCATGAGCGTGTTCACACTGCCGGGCTTCAACACCGTATTCAAAGTCATCAAGGACCGTTTTTCGCCGTCCAAGAACGTCGACCGCGCCACGGTGATCGAGAAATACCGGCTGGTGAAAAGCGTGGACCGGGTCGGGCGCATGGCCGACACCCAGGAATTCGCAGACTTCCGCTTTCCGGTCGCCCGGTTCGATCCGGAGTGCCTGGCGGAATTGTTGGATGTCGCTCCGTCGACGGTCGTGCTGGAAGGCGACATGGTCCTGATTCGTCACTGCTGGACCGAGCGCCGTATGACGCCTCTCAATCTCTATCTGGAAAACGCCAGCGAGGCGCAGGTGCTCCAAGCGCTGGATGATTACGGGTTGGCGATCAAACAGCTGGCGGCGGCCAATATCTTTCCCGGCGACATGCTGCTGAAAAACTTCGGCGTCACACGGCATGGGCGGGTGGTGTTCTACGACTATGACGAGATCTGTTATCTGACGGAGGCCAACTTCCGGCGGATCCCTGAACCGCGCACACCGGAGGACGAGATGGCGTCCGAACCCTGGTACTCGATTGGTCCGCTGGACGTGTTTCCCGAAGAGTTTCCGCCATTTCTGTTTGCCGATCCGGGCCAGCGCCGACTGTTCAACAGCCTGCATGGCGAGCTGTACGACGCCGATTACTGGAAGGGCGTGCAGGCAGCGATTCGGGCGGGGACGGTGATTGATGTGTTTCCGTATCGCAGGAAGCCGACCCCACCTCTGTAG
- a CDS encoding aspartyl/asparaginyl beta-hydroxylase domain-containing protein, translated as MTLSFAAKAAILLLFLGSTLYVHLRGKARLPVLRQFVNHSALFAPYNALMYMFSSVPSKPYLDRSKFPELDVLRDNWETIRDEAMHLFDEGYIRAAAKDNDAGFGSFFKKGWKRFYLKWYDKPLPSAEALCPKTVELVSRIPNVKGAMFALLPGGSHLNPHRDPFAGSLRYHLGLSTPNSDDCRIFVDGKVYAWRDGEDVMFDETYVHWVKNETDVTRVILFCDIERPLSNRFMTSINRSVSAFLGRATAPQNTDDERVGGINQAYAFSKRFSNAFSGKVKQFKRANPKAYRILRPVLAVIVLTLLGYWLFG; from the coding sequence ATGACCCTTTCTTTTGCTGCCAAAGCGGCGATTCTGCTGCTGTTTCTCGGCAGCACGCTGTACGTGCACTTGCGCGGCAAGGCGCGTTTGCCTGTGCTGCGGCAGTTCGTGAACCACTCCGCGCTGTTCGCGCCGTACAACGCCTTGATGTATATGTTCTCCAGCGTGCCGTCCAAACCTTACCTGGACCGCAGCAAGTTTCCCGAGCTCGACGTGCTGCGCGACAACTGGGAAACCATCCGCGACGAAGCGATGCACCTGTTTGACGAGGGTTATATTCGTGCCGCCGCCAAGGACAACGACGCCGGTTTTGGCTCCTTCTTCAAGAAAGGCTGGAAGCGCTTTTACCTGAAGTGGTACGACAAACCCCTGCCGTCCGCCGAGGCTCTGTGCCCGAAAACGGTAGAGCTGGTCAGCCGCATTCCCAACGTCAAAGGCGCGATGTTCGCGTTGTTGCCGGGCGGCAGTCATCTGAACCCGCACCGTGACCCGTTCGCCGGTTCCCTGCGTTATCACCTTGGGCTCTCGACGCCGAACTCTGACGATTGCCGTATCTTCGTCGATGGCAAGGTCTACGCCTGGCGCGATGGCGAGGATGTGATGTTCGACGAGACCTACGTCCACTGGGTCAAGAACGAAACCGACGTCACCCGGGTGATTCTGTTCTGCGACATCGAACGTCCGCTGAGCAACCGCTTCATGACCTCGATCAACCGCAGCGTCAGTGCGTTTCTCGGTCGGGCCACGGCGCCGCAGAATACCGATGACGAGCGCGTCGGCGGGATCAACCAGGCCTATGCCTTCAGCAAGCGCTTCAGCAATGCGTTCAGCGGCAAGGTGAAACAGTTCAAGCGCGCCAATCCCAAGGCCTACCGCATCCTGCGTCCTGTGCTGGCGGTGATCGTGCTGACCCTGCTGGGTTACTGGTTGTTTGGCTGA
- a CDS encoding TDT family transporter yields MNHTLLIPRRPFSQLSHPREVIRQFTPNWFAATMGTGILSAVLTQLPVHIPGMLQLAEALWMLNIVMFLSFSVLYAARWVMFFDEARRIFGHSTVSMFFGTIPMGMATIINGLLTFGVPRWGQGVLPPAEALWWLDVAMSLACGVVIPFMMFTRQEHRIDQMTAVWLLPVVAAEVAAASGGLLAPHLADSHSQFSVLITSYVLWAMSVPVAFSILTILLLRMALHKLPHENMAASSWLALGPISTGAFGLMVLGADSPAIFAAHGLGGVGEIASGLGLIAGIILWGVGVWWLLMAVLITVRYLRTGIPFNLGWWGFTFPLGVFALTTLKLGAVLQLGFFSVLGSLLVASLAMLWLVIMRRTLVGAYKGELFVSPCIAGFKK; encoded by the coding sequence ATGAATCACACCCTTCTAATCCCGCGCAGACCCTTCAGCCAACTGAGCCATCCGCGGGAAGTCATTCGTCAATTCACCCCCAACTGGTTCGCGGCAACCATGGGCACCGGCATTCTATCCGCCGTGCTCACGCAGCTGCCCGTTCACATTCCGGGCATGCTTCAGCTCGCAGAAGCGTTGTGGATGCTGAACATCGTCATGTTCCTCAGCTTCAGCGTTCTTTACGCCGCGCGCTGGGTGATGTTCTTTGATGAAGCGCGGCGGATTTTCGGGCATTCAACGGTTTCGATGTTCTTCGGCACCATCCCGATGGGCATGGCGACGATCATCAACGGGTTGCTCACGTTCGGTGTGCCGCGATGGGGGCAGGGCGTGTTGCCGCCGGCCGAAGCGCTGTGGTGGCTGGACGTGGCGATGTCGCTGGCGTGTGGCGTGGTGATCCCGTTCATGATGTTTACCCGTCAAGAACACCGCATCGATCAGATGACGGCGGTCTGGCTGCTGCCGGTGGTCGCGGCGGAAGTGGCGGCGGCCAGTGGAGGCCTGCTGGCCCCGCATCTGGCGGACAGCCACAGCCAGTTCAGCGTGCTGATCACCAGCTACGTGCTGTGGGCGATGTCGGTGCCGGTCGCATTCAGCATTCTCACCATCCTGTTATTGCGCATGGCGCTGCACAAACTGCCGCACGAAAACATGGCCGCCTCAAGCTGGCTGGCGCTGGGGCCGATCAGCACCGGGGCTTTTGGATTGATGGTGCTGGGGGCTGATTCGCCTGCGATCTTTGCCGCCCATGGTTTAGGGGGCGTAGGTGAGATTGCGTCGGGGCTGGGCCTGATCGCCGGGATAATCCTGTGGGGTGTCGGTGTGTGGTGGCTGCTGATGGCCGTGCTGATCACGGTTCGCTATTTGCGCACCGGCATCCCGTTCAACCTCGGCTGGTGGGGGTTCACGTTTCCACTGGGGGTGTTTGCCTTGACCACGCTGAAGCTGGGGGCTGTCTTGCAGCTGGGGTTCTTTTCGGTGCTGGGAAGCCTGCTGGTGGCAAGCCTGGCGATGCTATGGCTGGTGATCATGCGCCGCACTCTGGTGGGCGCCTATAAAGGAGAGCTCTTCGTTTCGCCGTGTATTGCCGGGTTTAAGAAGTGA